A window of the Sphingobium sp. CAP-1 genome harbors these coding sequences:
- the fixJ gene encoding response regulator FixJ, which produces MTDPYPLYVVDDDEAIRRSLSFLLRTSGFAVTLFDGGLPFLKAAADLPQGCVLLDVRMPDMDGLEVQRELRARGVMLPVVIMTGHGDVDMAVAAMKAGASDFIEKPFDKHSLLACIEAARRQSVAARGASARAQEAQARLNVLTDRERDVLGGLVEGLPNKTIAYDLGISPRTVEIHRANLMQKLEVKSLAEALRIAFHADDGVEATGG; this is translated from the coding sequence ATGACCGATCCTTACCCCCTTTATGTCGTGGACGATGACGAAGCGATCCGCCGGTCCCTGTCCTTCCTGCTGCGGACCAGCGGCTTTGCCGTCACCCTGTTCGACGGCGGCCTGCCCTTTCTGAAGGCGGCGGCGGACCTGCCCCAGGGCTGCGTGCTGCTGGACGTGCGGATGCCCGACATGGACGGGCTGGAGGTGCAGCGCGAACTGCGCGCGCGGGGCGTGATGTTGCCGGTGGTCATCATGACCGGCCATGGCGATGTCGACATGGCGGTCGCGGCGATGAAGGCCGGGGCCAGCGACTTCATCGAAAAGCCGTTCGACAAGCACAGCCTGCTCGCCTGTATCGAGGCGGCGCGCAGGCAATCGGTCGCCGCGCGCGGCGCGAGCGCGCGGGCGCAGGAGGCGCAGGCGCGGCTCAATGTGCTGACCGACCGGGAGCGCGACGTGCTGGGCGGGCTGGTCGAAGGGCTGCCCAACAAGACTATCGCCTATGATCTGGGCATCAGCCCCAGAACGGTGGAAATCCACCGCGCCAACCTGATGCAGAAGCTGGAGGTCAAAAGCCTGGCCGAAGCGCTCCGCATCGCCTTCCATGCGGACGACGGGGTGGAAGCGACGGGCGGGTGA
- a CDS encoding sensor histidine kinase — protein sequence MAVADDDTDALSDAHSLEQALLGSILATVPDALIVIDLHGRIVSFSAAAQRMFQYAQSDVLGENISMLMPSPDRERHDGYIDHYRTTGEKRIIGVGRLTAARRRDGSTFPIELSVGEVQDQGRRLFTGFIRDLTERQQAERRVADLQSELAHASRVTAMGTLASALAHELNQPLTAIANYMEAARDLLAMPGEVDREMLAEAMDESAKQALRAGEIIRSLREFIRRGETVRQPEPMRALLAEGAALAFIGTDSRGIDMDVQVDRAVDKVLVNRVQLQQVIINLVRNAVEAMQDRPVRILRLTAAPAEDDKVEVVVADSGPGLDPDMSRTLFTPFTTSKATGMGVGLSISQTIIEGHGGRIWATPSPWGGAAFHFTLDRADEA from the coding sequence ATGGCCGTAGCCGATGACGACACCGACGCGCTGAGCGATGCACATAGTCTGGAACAGGCGTTGCTGGGATCGATCCTGGCGACCGTGCCCGACGCACTGATCGTGATCGACCTGCATGGCCGGATCGTGTCGTTCAGCGCGGCGGCGCAGCGCATGTTCCAATATGCGCAGAGCGACGTGCTGGGCGAGAATATCTCGATGCTGATGCCCTCCCCCGACCGGGAGCGGCATGACGGCTATATCGACCATTATCGCACCACCGGCGAAAAACGGATCATCGGCGTCGGCCGGCTGACCGCCGCGCGGCGGCGCGACGGCTCCACCTTCCCGATCGAATTGTCGGTGGGCGAGGTGCAGGATCAGGGGCGGCGGCTGTTCACCGGCTTCATCCGCGACCTGACCGAACGGCAACAGGCTGAACGGCGCGTCGCCGACCTGCAATCCGAACTGGCCCATGCCAGCCGGGTGACGGCGATGGGGACTTTGGCCTCCGCGCTGGCGCATGAACTCAACCAGCCGCTGACCGCGATCGCCAATTATATGGAGGCGGCGCGCGACCTGCTGGCCATGCCGGGCGAAGTGGATCGGGAGATGCTGGCCGAGGCGATGGACGAAAGCGCGAAACAGGCGCTGCGCGCGGGCGAGATCATCCGCTCGCTGCGCGAATTTATCCGGCGCGGCGAAACGGTGCGCCAGCCCGAACCGATGCGCGCCCTGCTGGCCGAAGGTGCGGCGCTGGCCTTTATCGGCACCGACAGCCGGGGCATCGACATGGATGTGCAGGTCGATCGCGCCGTCGACAAGGTGCTGGTCAACCGCGTCCAGTTGCAGCAGGTCATCATCAATCTGGTCAGGAATGCGGTGGAGGCGATGCAGGACCGGCCGGTCCGCATCCTGCGGCTGACCGCCGCGCCGGCCGAGGATGACAAGGTGGAGGTGGTGGTCGCCGACAGCGGCCCCGGCCTTGATCCCGACATGTCGCGCACGCTCTTCACCCCCTTCACCACCAGCAAGGCGACCGGCATGGGCGTGGGCCTGTCGATCAGCCAGACCATTATCGAAGGTCATGGCGGCCGGATCTGGGCGACGCCATCGCCCTGGGGCGGCGCCGCCTTTCATTTCACCCTCGACCGCGCGGACGAAGCATGA
- a CDS encoding universal stress protein, protein MKTILLHIHDDLGAESRLQAACDLARAARAHVQCVQVTPMLEILAAGVGDGLGYAPAVAAELHAIDETFRAQVEARFAQEDVAWDWRQMDGDSLPGLLSAAKLADIIVASLPESGRSSAKDPLPIAADLALGGRTPVLAVPQAAKRFAVTGRALVAWDGSHAAGAALRAAVPLLALAEAVDIVTIEEEGGTAFPATDAPEYLARHGIKAQLHVWPRADRPTEALLREAIATLRADWVVMGAFGHSRLRELIFGGVTRALLRTAPVPLLLAH, encoded by the coding sequence ATGAAAACGATCCTGCTGCATATCCATGACGATCTGGGCGCGGAAAGCCGGTTGCAGGCGGCCTGCGATCTGGCCCGCGCGGCGCGCGCCCATGTCCAGTGCGTCCAGGTGACACCGATGCTGGAAATACTTGCCGCCGGCGTCGGCGACGGGCTGGGCTATGCCCCGGCGGTCGCGGCCGAACTGCACGCCATTGACGAAACCTTCCGGGCGCAGGTGGAGGCCCGTTTCGCGCAGGAGGATGTCGCCTGGGACTGGCGGCAGATGGATGGCGACAGCCTGCCCGGTCTGCTGTCCGCGGCGAAGCTGGCTGACATCATCGTCGCCAGCCTGCCCGAAAGCGGACGGAGCAGCGCCAAAGACCCCTTGCCGATCGCGGCCGATCTGGCGCTGGGCGGACGGACGCCGGTGCTGGCGGTGCCGCAGGCGGCGAAGCGCTTCGCCGTGACCGGCCGCGCGCTGGTCGCCTGGGATGGATCGCACGCCGCCGGCGCCGCGCTGCGCGCCGCCGTGCCGCTGCTCGCACTGGCCGAAGCGGTCGACATCGTCACGATCGAGGAGGAAGGCGGCACGGCCTTCCCCGCCACCGACGCGCCCGAATATCTCGCCCGCCATGGCATCAAGGCGCAGCTTCATGTCTGGCCGCGCGCCGACCGGCCGACCGAAGCGCTGTTGCGCGAGGCGATCGCCACCCTGCGCGCCGACTGGGTCGTGATGGGCGCGTTCGGCCATAGCCGCCTGCGCGAACTGATCTTCGGCGGCGTCACCCGCGCCCTGCTGCGCACCGCGCCGGTGCCGCTCTTGCTGGCGCACTGA
- a CDS encoding OmpW/AlkL family protein: protein MHIRSLMLGAAAIAGALATPAQAKQGDVLIRLRGIMVAPNEKSGSILPAFPGEKVSVDNAVTPELDFTYMATDHIGFELIAATTKHSASGRTGTTGSLGKLASTWVLPPTLTAQYHFLPDGKIRPYVGAGVNYTVFYNEKASGALEGAVGDTKVHMSDSFGLAGQAGVDIQLNDRMFLNLDVKYIDIDTTTRLSTTAAGVQKVRVHLDPFVFGVGVGFKL, encoded by the coding sequence ATGCATATCAGGAGCCTGATGCTGGGCGCGGCCGCGATCGCCGGCGCGCTGGCGACGCCGGCACAGGCGAAGCAGGGCGACGTGCTGATCCGCCTGCGCGGCATCATGGTCGCACCGAACGAGAAAAGCGGCAGCATCCTGCCCGCCTTTCCGGGCGAGAAGGTGAGCGTCGACAATGCGGTGACGCCCGAACTGGACTTCACTTACATGGCGACCGACCATATCGGCTTCGAACTGATCGCCGCCACGACCAAACATAGCGCCAGCGGCCGCACCGGCACCACCGGATCGCTGGGCAAGCTGGCGTCGACCTGGGTGCTGCCGCCGACGCTGACGGCGCAATATCATTTCCTGCCCGACGGCAAAATCCGCCCCTATGTGGGTGCGGGCGTCAACTATACCGTCTTTTACAATGAGAAGGCGTCGGGCGCGCTGGAAGGCGCGGTCGGCGATACGAAGGTGCATATGTCCGACAGCTTCGGTCTGGCGGGGCAGGCGGGCGTCGATATCCAGCTCAACGACCGGATGTTCCTCAATCTCGATGTCAAATATATCGACATCGACACCACCACCCGCCTGTCGACCACGGCGGCGGGGGTGCAGAAGGTCCGCGTCCATCTCGACCCGTTCGTGTTCGGCGTCGGCGTCGGCTTCAAACTGTAA